In the genome of Metabacillus litoralis, the window TTTGATTCATTTGCGTCATGTTGATCTTGCTTATGATCACCTATGACCTCAGTTGAAAGAGCTGTTATTTTCTGTTCCTTCACTTTTTCTTCATTTTCCAATGATTCTATTAATGAAAGAGCCTCAGCTGCAGATAGTTTCCCTTCTTCTACCAACTTTAAAATTCTTATTTTTTGATCCTTCATGAACATTCCTCCTCAGAAATTTTTTGTTTTTTAATCCCTAATTAAAAGCTGTATTCCTTTTACAATGTTCCAAATCCCAACAATCAAATTAATCAAACCAACAAAAAGAAATCCAAAAATGAAGGTCAAAAATATTCCCTCCTGAGAAGAGTCAGCTCCTGCTGAAAAGAAGAGCACCATGACCACAACGATCACTGACAAAAACGGTATGATATGTGACACGAGTGCTTTTTTCGCATGACTCTTAACTTCCAACTGATCAACAATAAAGTAAATTGCAATCGGTAACAAAAACGGCGCAAAGAACACGCTAAAGTAATTCAAAGCTGCTAAAAATCTATTTGTTTTATCCATTTGTTCTTTTCACTCCCTTATCATTAATACGTATGAAAAGATAAGAGGTTTCAGGCTTTGATATGTATTTTTTCTATTTCCCTCAATTTTTTATGATCTACATAAAGTTTGAAGAGCACTACCCTTTAACTTTTTATATGTATTCGTCTTACTTGAAGACCATGCAAAATTGGTATATGATGGATATAAAAACATATACTAAAAGACGATTGGTGAACGTACACCAACCGCCTTTCATTGTTTCAGTTACTCCGCAGTGCAAGTTGCGGTGGCTGAGGCTTGTAGAACATAATACGATTAGCTCACTTCCTTCATCGCCAAATGTCAGGGTGGGCTAGTCGTTTTTATTTCCG includes:
- a CDS encoding DUF4870 domain-containing protein, which gives rise to MDKTNRFLAALNYFSVFFAPFLLPIAIYFIVDQLEVKSHAKKALVSHIIPFLSVIVVVMVLFFSAGADSSQEGIFLTFIFGFLFVGLINLIVGIWNIVKGIQLLIRD